Part of the Haloarchaeobius litoreus genome is shown below.
CGGCCGAGGCAAACCTCGGCCCAGAGAACCGTCGCGTTCGAGGACCACGACAGACCGGCAGTCGAGCGAAACGGCGTTCTCGACGTGCGAGTCGACGACCGGTACATCGGCGCGACGCAGATCGATTTCGAGTGACACAGCATGCAGGGACAACAACAGCAGGCGTACGACCGAGGTATCACCATCTTCTCCCCGGACGGGCGTCTCTACCAGGTCGAGTACGCCCGCGAGGCGGTCAAGCGCGGGACGGCGAGTATCGGCGTCCGAACAGCGAAGGGGGTCGTCCTCGCGGTCGACAAGCGCATCCGCTCGCCGCTGATGGAGCGCACCAGCGTCGAGAAGATCCACAAGGCCGACGACCACATCGGCATCGCGAGCGCGGGCCACGTCGCCGACGCACGCATGCTCATCGACTTCGCACGCCGTGACGCACAGGTCAACCAGCTCCGCTACGGCGAGCCAATCGGCATCGAGACGCTGACGAAGCACGTCACCGACCACATCCAGCAGTACACCCAGGTCGGCGGCGCGCGTCCGTTCGGCGTCGCGCTCATCATCGGCGGCGTCGAGGACGGCGAACCCCGCCTCTACGAGACCGACCCGTCGGGCACCCCCTACGAGTGGAAGGCGCTGGCCGTTGGCGCGGACCGCGGCGAGATCCAGGAGTACCTCGAGACGAACTACGACGACGAGGCCGACCTCGAGGGCGGCATCGAGCTCGCACTCTCGGCGCTCGCGACGGCCAACGAGGACGGTCTCCGGCCCGAGGGCGTCGGGATGGCGACCGTCGACGCCGAGTCCGAGCAGTTCGTCGAGCTGACCGACGGCGAGATAGAGGAGTACCTCGAATCCTTCGACCTGCTCGCGGCCGAGGAGGACGAGGAACCGGACGAGAGCGACGCTGACGACGCCGATGTGGACGACGCCGATTCGGACGATGCTGACGCCGATGCGGACGACGCAGCGGGCGGCGAGGACGATTCCGAGGAGTGACCTCGCCACGGGAAACACCTTTTTAACCACCCCGCGTAAGGTTCGGGTATGATTTCGCTCGACGAAGCGGTGACCGCGCGACTGGAGAGCCACGGTGCGCGGTTCGAGGTTCTCGTCGACCCGGACGCTGCGCTGGCCATCAAACGAGACGAGTTCGAGGGCGACCTGGCGGACGTCATCGCGGCCGAGGACGTGTTCGAGGACGCCTCGCGCGGCGACCGCCCCGCGGAGGACGACCTGGAGACGGTGTTCGAGACCACCGACCCGATGGAGATCATCCCCGAGGTCATCAAGCGCGGGGAGATACAGATCACCGCCGAGCAGCGCCGCGAGATGCAGGAACAGAAGCGCAAGCAGCTCGTGAACAAGATCGCCCGGAACGCGGTCAACCCGCAGATGGACGACGCGCCCCATCCACCGGAGCGCATCGAGTCCGCGCTGGAGCAGGCCGGCTTCACGGTCGACCCGATGGAGCCCGTCGAGAGCCAGGTCGACGACGCGCTCGACGCGCTCAGGCCGATCATCCCCATCCGATTCGACGAGGTGACCGTCGCGGTCCACGTCCCCGCCGACTACGCCGGCAGCACGCAGGCGCAGGTCCGCAGCTACGGCGAGCTCGAACGCGAGGAGTGGCAGAACGACGGCTCGTGGATCGGCGTCGTGCGCTTCCCGGCGGGGATGCAGAACGACTTCTACGACATGGTGAACGACCGGACCAGCGGGACCGCCGAGACGCGCATCGTCAAGGACGAGGACGAGCTGAGTACGCGGTAGGGCGGTCACCGATTCGTTCGTTCACTCCTCGACGAGGGGTGACATCTCGACCGAGAGAATGCTGGGTAGCCATGAGGAACGTCCACGCCGCGAAGAATCGAACCGCCAGAAATCGGAGAGTGCTGCCGTCGACTATCCCTTCCGGAAGCCGACCATGAAGCCGCCGGTGAAGCCCGCGCCGATGGACAGCGTCGAGAGGATGGGCTCGACCCAGCCCGTGTCGACCTCCTGTGCGCCCTCGGCCGCGCCGAGGATACCGCCGCTGAGTTCGTCCCACTTCACGCTGATGTAGCCCTTCGATTCGAGGAACTTGAACAGTGCTAGCTCGATGCCGACGAGGATGGCGATGATCTTCGCGACCTTCTTCGCCGCGAACCCGATGAGGCCACCGATGACGGCCCCCGTCCCGAACTCCAGCCCGAGTTGCTGGGGGTCGATGGCGAGCTGTAGGGATAGCATATCCTGATACGGACGCGACTGCTGAATAAGTCTTTTGGGGCCCGTATTTAACCCAGTCCCCGACGGCGGCCGGATTCGTGTGGCGAGACCGTCGACCGTCGCGAACTGGCCGTCGGCCGGGAGTAAGGGGCCGTTACTGCGCCGTCGCGGGGAGAGATTCAAGAGGGGTGAGCGGCTAAGGTCGGTATGGAACGTGTTCGCAGAATCGAGGTGGCGGACCGCCGAGCCTAGCGTCGTCGGCCCGATGGCGGTCGCGCCGTCGGTCGGGACGCAGCATCGACCGGCCAGCGGCGCGGCCGAGGTGACCCGATGAGAGCCATCGTCGCGAAGCGCGTCGACAGCGGCGTGGCCGACACCGAGGAGATCCGACAGCTCGCCGAGGCGGCGGGCTACGAGGTGGTCGGGGAGTTGACCCAGTCCAGAACAGCCGACGCCGCGCTCCAGCTGGGCGAGGGGAAGGCCGACGAGCTCGCGGCGCTCGCGGCCCGCGAGGATGCGGACACCGTCATCTTCGACAACCGGCTCGGGCCGTACCAGATGTACAACCTGGGCCAGAAGCTCCCCGACGACACCGAGCTGATGGACCGGTTCACGCTCATCCTGGAGATCTTCGGCCAGCGAGCACAGACCCGCAAGGCACAGCTCCAGGTCGAGCTCGCCGAGCTCCGGTACGAGCTCCCCCGCGCGGAGGCAAAGACCAGCCTCGCGAAGCGCGACGAGCACCCCGGGTTCATGGGGCTGGGCGAGTACGACGAGAGCCGCGAGCAGGACATCAAGGACCAGATTTCCCGCATCAGGGACGAGCTGGCGCGCATCGAGCAGACCGAGCAGGACCGTCGCGAGCGCCGCCACGAGGCCGGGTTCGACCTCGTCGCGCTCGCCGGCTACACGAACGCGGGGAAGTCGACGCTCCTGCGCCGGCTCGCGACGGACCTCGACGTGGGCGAGAACGAGGACCTCCACCCGGACCTCGACGCCACCGCCGAGTCGGAGGACCGGCTGTTCACGACGCTGGGGACGACGACCCGGCGTGCAGACATCGACGACCGCGACGTGCTACTGACGGACACGGTCGGGTTCATCTCGGACCTGCCCCACTGGCTCGTCGAGTCGTTCAAGTCCACGCTCGACTCGGTCTACCGGGCCGACCTCGTGCTGCTCGTCGTCGACGTGAGCGAACCCGTCGAGGAGATCCGAGAGAAGCTCGTCACGTCTCACGACACGCTGTACGAGCGCAACGAGGCCCCAATCGTGACCGTCCTGAACAAGATAGACATGGTGGACGACGACGAACTCGCCGAGAAGCGCGAGGCGCTCTCCGCACTCGCGCCGAACCCCGTCGCCGTCTCGGGCATGGAGGGCCTGAACGTCGACGAGCTGCGCGAGCGCATCGTTGAGGAGCTGCCTGACTGGGAGCGCGAGCGACTCGTGCTCCCGATGACCGACGACACGATGAGCCTCGTCTCGTGGATCCACGACAACGCGAACGTCGACGAGGTGACCTACGGCGACGAGGACGTGATGGTCGACTTCGAGGCGCGGCCGGCCGTCGTCGAGCAGGCGCGGTCGCGGGCGGGCGACCTCTCGACGCCGGTGCAGTGAACCTCAGTTCTCGTGTCGGTGTTCGTCGAGACCGTCCAGTGTCGCCGCGGCCTCGGACACGACCGCGGTGACGACCTCGCCGGCCGGCCGTCGCTCGTCCGTCAGCCCGGCTGACTGTCCCGCGAACAGCGCCATGGCGTCGACGTCGCCGGACAGTTCGGGCGTCGCCAGCGCCTCGTCGTAGCGCTCGATGGGCTGGCCGTCGCCGGAGTGGGCCACGGTGTCGGTCTCGCCGGGCCGCTCGCCCGGGGCGGGTTCGCCGGCGTCACGCCACCGGCGTACGGTCTCGTTCTCGACGACGCGGTGGGGCATCCCGGGCCATCCCTTGTCGAAGAGCTCGGTGTCGGTCGTCTCCGACTCGCTTGCGGCGAGCACTCGCTCCCGGTACGCCCGGTGGACGCGTGCCTCCTCGGTCGCGAGGAACCGGGTGCCGAGCCAGGCGGCGTCGGCCCCGAGCGCGAGCACCGCGGCCAGCCCTCGGCCGTCCGCGACGCCGCCCGCGGCAACGACCGGCACGTCGACGGCGTCGGCGACGCACGGGACCAGCGGCATCGTCGCCACCTCGCCCTGGAGGTGGCCGCCGGCCTCCCAGCCCTGGGTGACGACGCAGTCGACCCCAGCGGACTCGGCCTCGCGAGCGGATTCGGCGTCGGTGACGGTCTGGAGCACCGTCGCACCGGCTTCGTGGCAGCGGTCGACGTGCGGGGCGGCGTCGCCGAACGAGAAGGAGACGACGTCGACACCGGCGTCGAGAACGGTCTCGACGTGTTCGGCGGGGTCCAGCACGCCGGTCTCCTCGTCGAGGACGAGGTTCACGGCGAACGCGCCCTCGGTCGCGGGGACGGTCTCCGCGATGACGCGATGGGTCTCCGCGATGACGCGACGGGTCTCCTCGCGGTCGCGCCACGTCACGGCGAGGTGACCCAGTCCACCGGCGTCGGCGACGGCCGCGGCGAGTTCGGGGCAGGTCGCGCTCCCGATGGGTGCCTGCACCACGGGGTGCTCGATACCGAGCAGGTCGGTCACGGCGGTATCGAAGCCCACGGTCACGGTTCCTCCTTCGTCTTCTCGACCACGCGAACGTCCTCGATTCCCGTCCTCGGGTACCCGCCGTCTTCGTCCTTCTCGGCGGCCTTCACCATGTCCCAGACGACGTTCAGCCCGGTCGTCACGCCTTCCAGCGCCTCCATCTCGCAGCCGGTCTTCCCGGTCGTCTCGACGGCGACGGACAGCGTGATGGCCTCGTCCGCCACGTCGAACGCGGTGTCGACGTTCGTCACGGGAATCTGGTGGCACATCGGGATGGTCTCCCAGGTGTGCTTGACCGCCTGGATGGCCCCGATCCGGGCCGTCGCGAGCACGTCGCCCTTGTCGACCTCGTTCGCGCGGACGGCGTCGACGGTCGATTCTCGCAGGTGGATGGTACCCTCGGCGACGGCCCGTCGCCGCGAGTCCGGCTTCGCGCCCACGTCGACCATCTGGGCGTCGCCGTCGTCGTCGACGTGGGTGAGGTCCCGGGCGTCCCCCGCCGGCTTCTCGTCCTCAGACATCGCGACCACCCCACATCGCGTGCGGAATCTCGGAAAGGAGGTCGCTGGCGAAGATGCCGTAGCCCTGCTCCGCGACGACGGCGTCGCCGGCGAGGCCGTTGACGTAGGCCGCCACGGAACCGGCGGTGACGGGGTCGTGCGTGCTCATGAGCGCGACGCAGATGCCCGCGAGCACGTCGCCGGTCCCACCGACGGTCATGCCAGGGTTGCCGGTGCGGTTCACGCGGGTCGTCTCGCCGTCGGTCACCACGTCGTAGGCCCCTTTCACGAGAAGAGTCTGTTCGAGGTCGGCCGCGAAGTCGGCGACGAGGTCGGCTCGTGTCTCCCAGTCGTCGTCCGTCTGGCCGCCCATCGCGACGAGTTCGCCCTGGTGGGGCGTACAGAGGAGGTCGGCATCGGTGCCGGCGGACGGGATCGCACGGAGCGCGTCGGCGTCGACGACCGCCCGGCCGTCGTACTCGGCGAGGAACTCGCCGACGGCGGTGAGCGTCCCCTCGGCGCGGCCGAGCCCCGGTCCCATCAGCACGCAGTCGGCGTCGACAGCGGCGTCGAGCAGCTGGTCCACGTGGCTCGGGCGGAGCAGCTCGCCGGCGAACCCGCGGACGATGAGCCCCTCCTCGTAGCCCTGGACAGTGTCGGCGACGCTCGCCGGGCAGGCGACGCGCACGAGGTCGGCTCCGGCGCGCATCGCGGCCTGTGCGGAGAGCGCGGGTGCGCCGGTGTACGGTCCGCCCCCGATCACCAGCACCTCACCGAAGTCGCCCTTGTGGGCCATCGGGTCCCGGGAGAGCACGCGCAGGTCGCCCGGGCCGACGAACGTCTCGGCGGCGTCGGGGATGCCGATGTCGGCGACGGTGACGGCGGCGTCCACGTCGGCGAGACCGGGCTTCATGTCGTGGAACGTGACGACGTGGTCGGCGTCGACGGCCGCGCCGGCCGCCTCGCCGGTGTCGGCGTCGACGCCGGAGGGCACGTCAACCGCGACGACCGTCGCGTCGGCGTCATTGATGGCCCCGGCGGCAGTCGCCTCGGGCTCGCGGAGTGCGCCCGTGACCCCCGTACCGAGCATCGAATCGACGACGACGTCGGCGTCGGGGAGCGAGACGGCCGTCGAGTCGCGCACCTCGCGGGTGTCGTACTCGGCCTGCTGGAGGGCGTCCCAGTTCTCCCGGGCGATGTCCGTCGTG
Proteins encoded:
- the psmA gene encoding archaeal proteasome endopeptidase complex subunit alpha; translation: MQGQQQQAYDRGITIFSPDGRLYQVEYAREAVKRGTASIGVRTAKGVVLAVDKRIRSPLMERTSVEKIHKADDHIGIASAGHVADARMLIDFARRDAQVNQLRYGEPIGIETLTKHVTDHIQQYTQVGGARPFGVALIIGGVEDGEPRLYETDPSGTPYEWKALAVGADRGEIQEYLETNYDDEADLEGGIELALSALATANEDGLRPEGVGMATVDAESEQFVELTDGEIEEYLESFDLLAAEEDEEPDESDADDADVDDADSDDADADADDAAGGEDDSEE
- a CDS encoding ribosome assembly factor SBDS; this translates as MISLDEAVTARLESHGARFEVLVDPDAALAIKRDEFEGDLADVIAAEDVFEDASRGDRPAEDDLETVFETTDPMEIIPEVIKRGEIQITAEQRREMQEQKRKQLVNKIARNAVNPQMDDAPHPPERIESALEQAGFTVDPMEPVESQVDDALDALRPIIPIRFDEVTVAVHVPADYAGSTQAQVRSYGELEREEWQNDGSWIGVVRFPAGMQNDFYDMVNDRTSGTAETRIVKDEDELSTR
- a CDS encoding FUN14 domain-containing protein is translated as MLSLQLAIDPQQLGLEFGTGAVIGGLIGFAAKKVAKIIAILVGIELALFKFLESKGYISVKWDELSGGILGAAEGAQEVDTGWVEPILSTLSIGAGFTGGFMVGFRKG
- the hflX gene encoding GTPase HflX, giving the protein MRAIVAKRVDSGVADTEEIRQLAEAAGYEVVGELTQSRTADAALQLGEGKADELAALAAREDADTVIFDNRLGPYQMYNLGQKLPDDTELMDRFTLILEIFGQRAQTRKAQLQVELAELRYELPRAEAKTSLAKRDEHPGFMGLGEYDESREQDIKDQISRIRDELARIEQTEQDRRERRHEAGFDLVALAGYTNAGKSTLLRRLATDLDVGENEDLHPDLDATAESEDRLFTTLGTTTRRADIDDRDVLLTDTVGFISDLPHWLVESFKSTLDSVYRADLVLLVVDVSEPVEEIREKLVTSHDTLYERNEAPIVTVLNKIDMVDDDELAEKREALSALAPNPVAVSGMEGLNVDELRERIVEELPDWERERLVLPMTDDTMSLVSWIHDNANVDEVTYGDEDVMVDFEARPAVVEQARSRAGDLSTPVQ
- a CDS encoding NAD(P)H-dependent flavin oxidoreductase, which codes for MGFDTAVTDLLGIEHPVVQAPIGSATCPELAAAVADAGGLGHLAVTWRDREETRRVIAETHRVIAETVPATEGAFAVNLVLDEETGVLDPAEHVETVLDAGVDVVSFSFGDAAPHVDRCHEAGATVLQTVTDAESAREAESAGVDCVVTQGWEAGGHLQGEVATMPLVPCVADAVDVPVVAAGGVADGRGLAAVLALGADAAWLGTRFLATEEARVHRAYRERVLAASESETTDTELFDKGWPGMPHRVVENETVRRWRDAGEPAPGERPGETDTVAHSGDGQPIERYDEALATPELSGDVDAMALFAGQSAGLTDERRPAGEVVTAVVSEAAATLDGLDEHRHEN
- the moaC gene encoding cyclic pyranopterin monophosphate synthase MoaC, with the protein product MSEDEKPAGDARDLTHVDDDGDAQMVDVGAKPDSRRRAVAEGTIHLRESTVDAVRANEVDKGDVLATARIGAIQAVKHTWETIPMCHQIPVTNVDTAFDVADEAITLSVAVETTGKTGCEMEALEGVTTGLNVVWDMVKAAEKDEDGGYPRTGIEDVRVVEKTKEEP
- a CDS encoding NAD(P)H-hydrate dehydratase, whose amino-acid sequence is MITSDRMAQVDENAEGLGVPRKQLMESSGHAVARVVREVADPGDRVVVVAGRGNNGGDAFVTVRFLDEFEVTTLLLGRADAITTDIARENWDALQQAEYDTREVRDSTAVSLPDADVVVDSMLGTGVTGALREPEATAAGAINDADATVVAVDVPSGVDADTGEAAGAAVDADHVVTFHDMKPGLADVDAAVTVADIGIPDAAETFVGPGDLRVLSRDPMAHKGDFGEVLVIGGGPYTGAPALSAQAAMRAGADLVRVACPASVADTVQGYEEGLIVRGFAGELLRPSHVDQLLDAAVDADCVLMGPGLGRAEGTLTAVGEFLAEYDGRAVVDADALRAIPSAGTDADLLCTPHQGELVAMGGQTDDDWETRADLVADFAADLEQTLLVKGAYDVVTDGETTRVNRTGNPGMTVGGTGDVLAGICVALMSTHDPVTAGSVAAYVNGLAGDAVVAEQGYGIFASDLLSEIPHAMWGGRDV